The genomic window TGCGAATAGCGTCGTGAACCGCGCGCTGGATCCGGTGTACTCGGTGGAGCGCCAGCGCGAAGGCCTCAACCTGTGTGCCGCCCAGGTGGCGGAGAGCGCGGCCCAGATCCAGGCGAAACTCGGGGCGGCCCAAGACGGGCGGCTCGCGGCTGGTGACGTGACCGTCCTCGAACGGACACTGCGCGAGACCCAGAGGGCCGCCGACGATGTGCAGACGGCTCTGGATGAGCTGACTCGTGCGCAACCGGCCGTGAAGGCGGCGGCCGAAGCGGCGGAGGAAGCCACGGGCTACGTGGACCGGATCATGAACGGCGACCGGACCGCAGCCACGGCCCAGAGGGCCCAGCTTGCGGCCCAACTGACGGAGGCGCGGGCACTGACGGCCCTGGCAGCTACCGCCAAGGCCAAGCAAGTGGTCGACCGGGCAACACTGCGTTCGCTGATCTCACGGGTGAACCTTGCCGCGACCGGCGTCGATCCTGTCCTGCGCCCGAGTCTGGACGGCATGGTGGCCCACTTCACGATGCAGCGTCCTGAACTCGTGGCCAAGCTGCGCGGCGAAGGTGTGGGGTATGGTGAGATGGCGCTGATCCTGACCGCCGCCTACAGCAACAACACCAAGCCGGCCGACCTGATGTCGCTGGCCGGTGGTGCTCGCAGTCTCGTCGACCAGATCAACTCGGCGGGCGCGCGCACCGACGGCGCGCTCGTGGTGCTCAAGTACCTGGCCCGCGCGGTCGAGTACGAGACAAAGTCCAGCTCCTAAGTGGCCGGTGTGCTAAGCCACAAGAGGCAGTCCTGCGCTTCCCGCGGACGGGGGTAGCTGCCTGTGCGTGCATCCAAGTTCGACACCTCAAGCGGTTCTTCACGGGTGTCCATGGACACCTTCCTTATGGGCGAGGCGAGATCTGACATGTCATCTTCCGTCGTCTTCGACTTCCACATGCACACCTTTCTCAGCGACGGTGCTCTGCTGCCGATCGAGTTGATCCGCCGCTGCATCGTCCACGGCTACGCAGGGATGGCCATCGCAGATCACGCGAGTGCCAGCACCCTCGAGCGCGTGATCACCGAGGGCGCACGCGACTGTGCCCTCGCCCGCAAGCACTGGGACTTCGAGGTGTACCCGGGCGTGGAGTTGACCCATGTGCCGGCGACGGCCATCGCCGAACTGGCCGCCCAGGCCAAGGCTGCCGGTGCTGCTCTGGTGGTTGTTCACGGCGAGTCGCCGGTCGAGCCCGTCCAGCCCGGCACGAACCTGGCCGCGGCCCAGTGTCCGGAGGTCGATGTGCTGGCCCATCCGGGGCTGCTGACGCCGGAGGTTGCCAAAGCGGCTCGTGAGAACGGTGTCATGATCGAGCTGACCTCTCGACAGGGTCACGGGATGGCCAACGGTCTCGTCGCCCAGGTCGCGCTCGCGGCCGGCGCCTCGATGGTCGTCAATAGTGACACGCATCGCCCCGAGGACATCCTAACCCCGCAGTGGGCCGAGCACGTCGCCCGCTGCAGCGGGGTTTCACCCGAGATGCTCGAGACGATTCTGGACACGAACCCCCGAGCGCTGCTGGCCCGTGCACGCTCTCGCATGACTTCCGAGGAGACCCAATGAGTCGCCTGACCCGACGCGGGCCCAGCAGCATCGACTCCGAGTCGTCTACCGGCCGCGCACAGCCCTGTGGCAGTTGGCTGCGCTGCGCTCGCCTGTTGTGTCTTGCGCTCGTGGCAATGGTGCCGGTGCTGAGTGTCGGTGGCTGCGCGCGGGGTGAGGGCACGACCTTGCCCCAGTCGGTGATGGACGTGTGGGTTCAGTTCCGGGGCCCGGTGGAGGATTCGGCCTACTACTTCCTGGCCCTCAACAAGAACCCCAACTTCAGCACACGTATTCCCGTCCCCGTCGCTACGGGGCCCTTCTGGGGCAACGGCTGGGGCACCGGGTCGATGACCCATTTTCTGGAGTACCGCCTGGGGCAGTACGAGTTCTACTCGACCAATCTGACGATCGTGCTGCGCCAGGCAGGCGGCGGTATTCTGGCTGCCGGCGGCACTCCGAGCGGAGCCGACGCCGGTCGCTATGACCTCACCGTGGGAGCCCCGGTTCCCGGCGTCGCTTCCCTGAGCGGCACCGGGATGATCAGCGGCGTGAACAACGCCTCGGGGCAGACGGCCGGGAGCATCACAGTCAGCACCGATGCAGCGGGCAAGACCATCGCCGGGAGCGTTGTGTACACCCCGGCCGCAGGTTCGACGACGCTCACGCCAACTCAACAAGCACAGATTGCCGGTCTGAACGCCGGTGGCGTCGCGCTGCAAACGACCTCGCTGGACAGCTTCGGACTGGTTCTCACGCTGGCTTCCGCGACGGCCGGGGCGCAGACGATCACCGTCGCACCGACGACGGCGACGGTCAGTGTGACCTTCGTTCCGATGGCACCGGCGCCGGCGGTTCAGAGCACCGCCTCACTGCGGGCAAACTCGACCGCCGCCACCAGTACGCCGCCGATTCCGGGTGCCACGATCACCACGGGCGATCTGGTCTACGGTGGGACGGCGCGCATCGATACCGAGATCTCACAGTCGCCGCAGCTCCTTGGCCCTCCCTTCGCCTACACTATTCCGGCAGGGGCTAACAGCCTGCGAGCGACGATTGACCTCTCCGAGTTCGGCTCGGGGCTGACGGACCTCGGTTTCAACGTGATCGCAACCACCGAACTGATCTACGACCCGAGCGTGACGGACCCCGCGCAGCACTGCTACGATGCCCTGGGGCCGCTGGGCAACGACGCCGTGACCTTCAGCACCAGCGAGTATCGGACGTACTCCAACGCGGACAGCTTCGTCACCGAAGGGGCCAATGACTCGACGCTGCGCGGGAACGTGACAGAGGCCCAGCGAGCCGCCGTCGACATTACCGACTGGTCGATCACCCTCCGCCGCATCCGCTGATTGCGCCCATTCCGTCAGGGCCGACTGACCTGCAGGTGTTGCGGCCTGGTCGCCCTTGCCCTCAGAGGTTTGCTGCATGTGCCCCGCGATTCCCGAGGAGGCGCCGGTGGTTCGGGTCCGACGCGCCGGAGTGCATGATCTTCCCTCCGTGGTGCGGATCGAGCGCACCAGCTTTTCCGACCCGTGGCCTAGTTGGAGTCTGAAGGACGAGATGATGCGCCCCGACTCGGTCTTCCTGGTCGCCGAACTGGCCGGGGAGGTGATTGGCTATGCCGGGATGCGTTTCGCGCTTGATGAGGGGCACGTGGGGACGGTTGCCATCACTGAGGAGCACCGGGGTGAGGGCCTCGGTGAGGCGCTGATGCTGTGCATGCTGATCGAGGCAAGGGAGCACAAGCTCAACACCGTCTTTCTGGAGTACCGAGTAGGGAACAAGCCAGCCGCGAATCTGTATGCGAAGCTTGGGTACAAGCCCAACCGCCTCCGCCGGGGCTACTACGAGGACAACGGCGAGGATGCCGTCGAGGCAATCCTGCAGGAACTGCGCAGCCCCGAGCTACAGAGGCACCTGAATAGCCTGAGGAAGAGCTGGGAGAGCCGTCATGAGCGCCACCTTATCTGGGACCGATAGCCTGCTGCTGGGGATCGAGACTTCCTGCGACGAGACCGCCGCTGCCGTAGTGGAGGGCGGTCGGGTGATTCACTCCAACGTGATCGCCTCGCAGGTGGACATCCATGCCAGGTTCGGCGGTGTCGTGCCTGAGGTGGCCTCGCGCAAACATGCCGAGGTTATCAGCGCCGTGGTGGAGCAGGCGCTGGCGGAAGCCGGCCTTGGCTGGAAGGACCTCGCCGGGATCGGGGTGACTCACGGTCCTGGGCTGGTGGGCTCGCTCCTGGTGGGCGTTGCGGCGGCGAAGGGGTATGCACTCGCCACAGGCCTGCCGCTGATCGGGGTGAACCACGTTGAGGCCCACCTGCTTGCCAACTTCCTGCGCAAGCCCGAGGAGGAGCGCTCGCCGGCGCTGGACCTGTTCCCAAGCGTATGCCTGATCGTCTCGGGCGGGCATAGTGATCTGGTGCTGGTGAAGGGCCTGGGCAGCTACCAGGTCCTGGGTGCCACGCGGGATGACGCGGCCGGTGAGGCGATGGACAAGGCGGCGCGAGTCCTCGGCCTAGGCTATCCCGGCGGCCCGGCGATTGATCGATCGTCGCAGGAGGGCGACCGGACGGCCGTCAACTTCCCGCGTCCCGTGGTGCCCAACACCCTGGACTTCAGCTTCAGCGGCCTCAAGACAGCGCTGCTGCGCGAGGTGCAATCGCGCTACGGCAACGCAACCAAGGGCGGCGCCCAGGGCATCGACGCACCAACGCAGGAGATCGCCGACCTGGCAGCGAGCTTCCAGGAGGCTGTCGTGGATACGCTGACCCGCAACCTGATTGAGGCGGCGGCGCAGTATGGGGCCCGTCAGGTGATGCTGGCCGGAGGAGTGGCGGCGAACTCCAGACTGCGGGAGAAGGTGGGCCAGTGGAGCCAGCGTCACGGCGTTCCAGCGTGCTTCCCACCGCTGCGCCTCTGCACGGACAATGCGGCAATGGTGGGTGCAGCGGGGTTCTTCGGGGCGCAACGTCGTGGCTGGGACGACCTCGATCTTGACGTTTTTTCGGCCATGCCTATTACAGAACGGACCATGGCTTGAATGCCCAAGTATGTGGATGAGTCGGTGGAAAACCCCTCCCATCCTGTTGATTTCGGTGGAAAACTCGGGATTCGGGAGTGGGCGGAGGAGGGGCAAGCGCTCTGACGTGCGGTGGTTCCAGGGCTCGGAAAAGAAGGAAGGTATGCTGCGGCATGTGGGAAACTCAGGAGGGTTGCGCTGCAGTGTGGGGGCGCCAGACGGCGGTCTGCCGTTGGCGGGTCTTCCACACTAGCTTTCCTTCCACCCACAACCTTGAGGCTCCCATGATCAAGACGTAGCTGGGGTGTCCGGAGCCATCCGCTTCCCAGTAGAGCGCATACCCGTCGGTGCGGACGCCGTCGTCGCCGATGATCCCGCTGCCCTCGGTGCGGAAGGCGCCGTGTCCGGTCTCCCCGAGCTTCAGACCCATCCAGCCACGATCGCGGTGGGAGGAGGTCGATGGCGCCTGCGATCTGGGCCCTGTGGGTGAGAGCACTGTTAGGAAGCTCACCTGGTCGCGGTTGCGGGCCGTGGCCCTGAGTACGGTGTGGCGTTCCGGCTGCCCTTCGTGCAGGTAGTGGATCGCCTCGTCGGTGGTCAGTTCGTCGCCGCCGTCATGCGAGGAGTATAGCGAGATCGTCAGGGCGGCCTGCTCGCGGGTCACCCTGGCGGTGTTCTTCTCCACGACGAGGCGGCCCCCGGTGGTTCCGCCCGCGTTGAGATGCAACTGCCAGGTGAAGTCGTGGGGTCCTTGCCCGGCGAGCTGGCGGTCGAAGAGGAGGTAGTCCTTGCGGCTGGCGAAGATGACCGTGCGGTCGAAGATCGCCTGGTCGTGCATCCGCCGGACTCGCACGGCATCGACCTCGCGGTCGAGTATGCTGTCTGTGACCTGCGCCTCGACATCCACGGCCACGATGGCCCCGAGCGCGGTCTTGACCGGTGGGCCCTGATTGTCCATGAGGACCAGGTTGTGGGCCCGTCCCCCGCTCGTGTCCTGACGATGAGCCCAGCCTCCCCAGCCCGTATCCATCACAAGGGTCTCCGGTCCGCGGCAGAGCACCAGACTGGAGGAGTCCGGCTGCTCATAGACGCCGCCGGCGGAACGGGCTCGCCCATGCTCGGCCAGCAGGAGCAGGTAGTTGGCCGTCGGGCCCCAGTCGCTGCGCAAGACAACGTCGCCGGCAGCGCTGAGGACCTGACTGGGGTGTCCGCCCGGTTTGGCGGCCGGGGTTCCGTCATCGTAGAGGGCAAGTGCCTCGGGAAGCTGCTCGGCGGGTACCGTACCCCCCAGGTCGCTGGTCGCGGCGTCCCAGCTCAGAAGCTTCGACTTGGGCGCCAGTGCGGCCGCCAGGTAACTGCAGCTCGGCGTCGGCACAGAGCTGTCGAGAGCCGGGCGCAGGCTGTCGGGCATGCGGATGCGGGCTCCCCATTCGCAGGCCTGAAGTACGTCGCCGGTCAGCAGGTCCTCTCCCATTACCTGCTTGCTTGCGGCGAAGAAGGGCAGGTACAACTCAGCCGCCTCGAAGTGCCGGCCGGGCCCCTCGGCGTAGCCCCCATCTCGACAGATCTGGTGCTCGAAGGCGGCGGTTAGCTGGCGCCGTGCCCGCGTATACCAGGCACGCGGACCCGGTTGAGAGTGTAGGGGAGCCTCGCCGCGGATGGCCAGCGCGCACATTCCCAGGGCACAGGCCTGACGAACCTCGCGGGTATCGCCACCGGGGCTTGGCCAGACGTAGCGTTCACGGTAGAGGGTGCCCGCGAGTTCGTCGATGAACATCCGCATCTTGGTGTCGAGGGGTTGGTTGGAACGCAGGTGTGGCGCCATCAGATCGTAGGCCAGGGCGTAGTCAGCGGCGCCGGCCACGACCTCATCGAGCTCTCGCCACCTGCCGCCACAGGAGGGACGCTTCGCACGGACGAAGAGCCGCTCGACCTTCTCTGCGTAGCGCCGGTCTCCGGACAAGGAAAAGGCGAAGGCAAGCGCCTTCGCCCGGTGAGCAATCTCGATTTCACTAACCCTCGCACCTGTATCGATCGCATCGGCCTCGACGAGGAGTCTACGCTCCCAGGTCCGATAGGGTTCGCGATCCAGGCGTCCCCGCAGAACATCCACGTCGTCGCGACCAACCAATAAGGAGGGGTGCGTCTCGGTCGGCAAACCGGTCTTGGTGAGAGCAACCTGCCGACTTGCGAGAAGCAGCACAACCGCGAATAGGCAGAGCAGCACACCAAACAGGATCGTTCGGGTGCGCAGCCTCGGTCTGAGGTGGCGAATGTGTTCGTCGGAACTTGTATACATCGCAGCGCTCGCACACACCCTGTGCACGGCCCGGAAGCCCGGACGCTACCCCACAGCCACAGGTGCTGCACGCTAGATTGTCTGCATCAGGGGATCAGTTGCCGGCCACCGGAGGCCGGTTGCGCCTATCCCCAGCCACGGAAGGCGTTGATGTCCGCTCGGAACTCGTCGAACAGATAGCGGGAGTCATGCGGACCAGGTCCCGCCTCGGGATGGTACTGGACGGAGAAGATGGGCAACTCGCGGTGCCGCATGCCCTCCAGCGTGTTGTCGTTGAGGTTGGTGTGCGTCTGCTCCATCCCGGTGTCTTTGAGCGAGTCCAAGTCTACGCAGAAGCCGTGGTTCTGCGTGGTGATCTCGACACTGCCGGTCCTCAGGTTCATTACCGGGTGGTTTACACCCCGGTGTCCGAACTTCAGCTTGTAGGTGCGGCCGCCGAGGGCGAGAGCAAGAATCTGCTGGCCGAAACAGATGCCGAACAGCGGGACCTTGCCGACCAGCTCACGGGTCGCTTCGATGGCGTAGGTGATCGGGTCGGGATCGCCCGGTCCATTCGAGACGACGACGCCGTCGGGATCCAGGTCAAGGATCTCGGAGGCCGAAGTCTTCGCCGGGGCCACGATCACCTGGAACCCGTGGCTGTAGAGCTGGCGTAGGATGTTCTGCTTGACCCCGAGGTCGATGATGACGACGCGAGGTCGCACGTCTTCGTGTGACCAGGTGCGCTGCTCGTGGTCCGCGCCCATTCCCAAGGCGAGTCGTGGAGCCTCAGGGTGGAACTCCCGGTAGCCTTCCTTGCCCCACTCGCGGACACGCTCGCAGGTGACGTCCTGGGCGAGGTCGAGGTTGACGATCTTCGGCGCCTGGCGAGCCTTCTCAGTCAGGCTGTCCGGATCAAGGTCAACCGTGGAGAGCACACCGATCTTGGCCCCGTGGGTCCGCAGGTGCTTAGTGAGCATCCGCGTGTCGATGCCCTCTATGCCAAGGATGTTGTTCTCGCGCAGGTAGTCGCCCAGACTCTGGGTGCTGCGCCAATTGCTGGGGATCTCGCAGGCCTCGCGAACCACAAAGCCCTCGACCCACGGGCGCCAGGACTCGACGTCTGCGAGGTTGACCCCGTAGTTCCCCATCTGCGTGTAAGTCATGGTTACGATCTGGCCCCGATAGGAGGGGTCGGTGAGAACTTCCTGATAGCCGGTCATGCCCGTGTTGAACACGACCTCGCCGCTGTTCTCACCCTCGGCGCCGAAGGAGGTGCCTTCGAACACCGTCCCGTCTTCGAGAGCCAGCAATGCCGGCTTACGCACTTGACGATCGCCTCACTCGTACCTGACCGCGCTTGCAGCCCTCACCCGACAATGGCTGCGTGTGCCCGACTGAAGGGACGCTCAATCATGCAGACACCAAGCTACCCCGGCCCAACTTACATCCACTGCGCCACGGCTGCCTGCGTCTTTCTGTATGAACCTGCCAACGCGTAGAATGTCACAATTATAGTCGCCCCTGGAGCCCCGTGCAAGCGGAGCCTTGGTCGCATAAGGGGCAAAATCGCAGGGCTACTCACTCATCGCCCTATACTGCAAGAGTCTGGTCACCGTCGTTCGTTACTAGCCGCCCACCGACACAGACTCCCCAGCTTCTGCCTCGCAGTCGCCTGCCTGCGAAGGGCGTATTGCGACCCTTCGAGCGGAAGCTGGAGGGGTCGACAACCCACTCCTTGTCGGGGTCCAGAAGGGTGAGGTCGGCGGCGGCGCCGACCTGCAAGACCCCGAGCGGGAGACCCTCTGCAGACCGAAGGCCGAAGAGGCGTGCCGGGTTGCAGGTCATCAGGGCCAGGGCCGCCGGAAGCGTCATGTCCCCGGTGTGCACCAGCTCCGTGAGGGTCACTCCCAGCGCCGTCTCAAGGCCGACGATCCCCCAGGGCGCCTCCTGAAGCCCCTTACCCTTCTCCTCGGAGCTGTGGGGAGCATGGTCGGTGGCGATGATCTGGATCGTGCCGTCGAGGATTGCCTGGCGGACCGCCCGTCGGTCCCGCTCGGTGCGCAAAGGCGGGTTCATCTTGGCGTTGGCCCCCTGCTCGCGGACGGCCTCTTCAGTGAGGGCGAAGTAGTGGGGCGCGGTTTCGACGGACAAGTGCAGGGATGCCGCCTCGTCCCGCAGCCTTCGCACTTCCTGAACCAGGGCTTCGGTGCTTGCATGGGCCACGTGCAGCCGGAAGGGCTTGCCCTGGTCGGTGGCCGCCTGTGCCCAGAGACGCAACCCCAGAACCTCGGAGCGCGGGTCCTGCCCGGTTACACCGAGGTCGCGGCTGACGGCACCTGCGCTGATCGCTCCGTTGGCGCTCACCTGCTTGTCTTCGCAGTGGGCCACGAAGAGCGCCGAGGCTTCTGAGGCCTGCTTCACCGCCTCGGTGGCAACCTCCGGGCTCTGAATCGGCACCGCGTCATCTGAGATGGCGACGCAGCCCGCGGACAGGAGCCCGGCGAAGTCGGACAGCCGATCGGCTGAGCCATCGAGAGTCGCGCAACCGATAGGCAGCACGCGACAGCGGGCATCGGCGCTGATCCGGCCCAGCAGGTCGGCTACTCGCTTCGATCGGTCCACCGGCGGCGTGGTGTTCGGCATGCAGCAGAGGGTGGTAAAGCCTCCGGCGATCGCCGCTGCCGTGCCGGTCGCGATGGTCTCCTTGTGCTCCTGACCAGGCTCGCGCAGGTGGACGTGGACGTCGATGAGCCCGGGGCAGACGACCAGCCCGGTCACATCCACGGTATCCCAGTCGCCGGGCTCAGGCTGCGGACCGAGGCCGAGGATTCGGCCGTCGCTTAGCCAGCAGTCTGCGGCCTCAGTTCGACCGGTCGCAGGATCAACCAGTGTCGCGCCATGCAGGCACAGTCCCATTGAGCTTGCACCCTCAGCAGATCAGCGTTGTTGCGGTAGGTGCCGGCAGTCGGGACTGTGGGGGTAAGGTCCGGTCGCCGGCCCGGCACGAAAAGAGGCCTCCGGCTACAATGGAGGCCTCGTGTTCCTCGCGTCTGAGCGGGATGGGCAGTGCCCTACCCGCTGGTGATCTGGAGCATGCCGAGATAGACCTTGCCGACGGAGTTGCCGGTGATGACCACGCCGATGAGCTTCGCACCCGCTGCGCCGCCCTTGCCCTTGAGGTTGGCGAAGGGGACCTTGATCTCGCCCCAGTCGTTGTCCTTGGTCAGCGAGGACACCAGGAAGGAGCCGGCGTCCAACTGGCCCTTGTCGGTTACGAGGGCGATCCGTGCGCTCTCCAGGGGCTTGACCGGCTCGGAGGAGCCACGGCCCATGCCCATACCCATGCCGAAGCCCGGCATGAACATACCACCGGGCATGCCGGTAGCACCAGGCATCTGGGAGGGCATCTCCATGCTTCCGCCGGAGGAGCTACCACCCATACCGCCCATACCGGGCAGACCCGGAAGGCCGTAGTATTGGGCGTAGTTGGTGAGGTCCTTGGAGTTGCCGGGCAGGGCGCCCTGGTCCATTCCGCCGCCACCTTCGCCGCCCCCGCGCTGCCGTCGGCCACGCCGACCACCGAAACCGCCCTGGCCGCCACCGAAGCCACCCTGGCCGCCGCCGGGACCCATGCCCTGACCGCCACCAGGACCCATGCCCTGGCCGCCGCCAAAGCCGCCAAAGGGGCCGCCCATCCCGCCGCCACCGGAGACACCCGCCGAGGCTTCGAGCTTGACCCGCGCGATCAGGTAGCTGCGGGTCGGCGCGTTCAGGTAGGGAGCGAGGTCAAGGGCGGGCTCCACGCTCAGGTAGCCACCCTCATAGTACCCGCGGCTGTCGACCTCAATCGCTGCGGTGCTCTGGTAGTTGAAGCTCGAGGACACCTGGACCTTGCCGTTGCCCCAGGGGCTCAGCTTGCCCGCATCGGCCTTGCCCTGATACAGCACCGCTGTGTCGGCGAAGGCACAACAGGTCAGCACCGCAAGCATCGCCGTAACGAGGATGGATCGCATGATCGCTCTTGACGTCATGGCCTTCACCTCTGGGTCTCCAACGCATTGTGCGCCCGCACAGCGGGCGGCACCACCAAGACAGCCGATCGGACACGCACCCGACCGCTACATACGCCACTATTCGCCCTTCGCCTCATGAAGTCCTTCCGGTGCAGCCTCTGGTGCGTCACGGAAGGAACTCACAGGCGATGGCGCTTTGCACCAGCATACCTTCGAATGTTAGTCGGAGGCGCACTCCGTCGTCAAGCATGAGACCTCCAGCCACCAGTCGGGCGATGAGGTCCTTGTGACGCTGACGCAGGTCAACGCCGAAGCGTCGGGTCAGCTCCTGCGGTGCAATGCCCTCCGTGGTTCTCAAGCCGAGCATGACCGCCTCGCCGCAAGCCGTGTCCGGATCGAGGCGCTCGGAGTCGGCTACCAGGCCCCGTTGCTCCAGCGCCGCCGCCAGGTAGTCCGTCGCCTTCACCAGGTTACGGCGACGCTCGCCGGAGAGGTAACTGACCGCTCCGGCACCCAGGCCGACGTACTCGCCGTCGCGCCAGTAGAGGAGGTTGTGGCGGCACCGATGGCCAGGCTGCGCGTAGTTCGAGATCTCGTAGCGCTCATAGCCGGCTTCGGCCAGGGCGTCGACCGTCCACCTGATCCAGTCGGCCGCGTCCTCTTCCTCCGGCGTGGGCAGGAGACCGGCCTCCACCTGCTCACGCAGGGGCGTATCGGGCTCCAGAATCAGCCCGTAGACCGAGAGGTGGTTCGGCGACAGGGCCACGGCCTGGGTCAGCACGCTCTCCCACTGACTGGCGGTCTGGCCGGGCAGCCCGCGCATGAGGTCAAGGGACAGGTTGTCAAAGCCCGATTCGCGCGCTGCCGCAATAGCCTCTCGCGCTTCCGTACTGGTATGGACGCGGCCGAGGAGCCGCAGTTCAGTGTCGTCGAGCGACTGCACTCCCAGGCTCAGGCGATTGAAGCCCGCCTGACGCAGGAGACGCAAGGAAGCGAGGGCGACCGTTCCCGGGTTGGCCTCGACGGTGATCTCAGCGTCGGCTGCGATGGCGAAGTGACCTCGCAAGGCTTCCAGGACGCCCGCCAGTTCCTGCGCCTCATAGAGGGTTGGAGTACCGCCCCCGAAGTAGACGGTCGAGATCGGCAGCGGCGGCGACTGCGCAATCTCGGCTGCGAGCGCCTGCAGATAGAGATGGCGCTCTGCGTCTGAGGCCACACCCGAATTGAAGTCGCAGTAAGCGCACTTGCGCCGGCAATAGGGAAAGTGGACGTATAGCCCACGCTCGGTAGTCATATCACGAGAGACACGCGGGCCAGGACACCCTCGCGTCCTGGCCCGTTGTTGGTAGCCGAAAAGGGCGGTGCGTCAGCCCTGGTACTAGTAGCACTGCCACCAGCATTCAGTGGCGGAGCACTTCACAGCCGAGGGCTTGTACCACTTGGCATGGCCGTCCATGAAGCCGTAGTTGGAGCCATCATTGTGGCGCTCAGAGGCCTTCGCGCTGAAATCCTTCAGCGAGAACCCGTGGGCGCTGGTTGCCATGGTGACGGCCCAGGGGCCGGCAGTGGTGTCGCCCTCGATCTCAGCGAAGCCGATGACCGTGGAGGAGTCCTCGACCATCGCCAACGACTGCCCTGCGGGCGAGGGGTTGGTGCCGCCGGTGCCATCGTGCGCGAGGTTGATGCCATAGCCAATGACGGTGGCTGCGCCGTTGCCACGGAAGCTCGGGCACTTGAAGATCTGGGAGTTCTTCACATAGGGCTTCATGAGGTCAGTCCACGGAGTGGTGGAGTTGGTCTCAGAGGGCACAAAGAGCTCGTCATAGTCCTGCGCATACATGAGGCCGCCGAGCATGATCTGCTTCACGTTCGATACGCAGTTGGACTGACGGGCCTTCTCGCGAGCCCGGGAGAACACGGGGAACAGGATGGCCGCGAGGATTGCGATGATCGCAATCACAACCAGCAACTCAATGAGCGTGAAACCTTTGCGCATCTTCTTCCTCCTGGACGCTG from Armatimonadia bacterium includes these protein-coding regions:
- a CDS encoding histidinol phosphate phosphatase domain-containing protein; translation: MSSSVVFDFHMHTFLSDGALLPIELIRRCIVHGYAGMAIADHASASTLERVITEGARDCALARKHWDFEVYPGVELTHVPATAIAELAAQAKAAGAALVVVHGESPVEPVQPGTNLAAAQCPEVDVLAHPGLLTPEVAKAARENGVMIELTSRQGHGMANGLVAQVALAAGASMVVNSDTHRPEDILTPQWAEHVARCSGVSPEMLETILDTNPRALLARARSRMTSEETQ
- the rimI gene encoding ribosomal protein S18-alanine N-acetyltransferase — its product is MCPAIPEEAPVVRVRRAGVHDLPSVVRIERTSFSDPWPSWSLKDEMMRPDSVFLVAELAGEVIGYAGMRFALDEGHVGTVAITEEHRGEGLGEALMLCMLIEAREHKLNTVFLEYRVGNKPAANLYAKLGYKPNRLRRGYYEDNGEDAVEAILQELRSPELQRHLNSLRKSWESRHERHLIWDR
- the tsaD gene encoding tRNA (adenosine(37)-N6)-threonylcarbamoyltransferase complex transferase subunit TsaD, coding for MSATLSGTDSLLLGIETSCDETAAAVVEGGRVIHSNVIASQVDIHARFGGVVPEVASRKHAEVISAVVEQALAEAGLGWKDLAGIGVTHGPGLVGSLLVGVAAAKGYALATGLPLIGVNHVEAHLLANFLRKPEEERSPALDLFPSVCLIVSGGHSDLVLVKGLGSYQVLGATRDDAAGEAMDKAARVLGLGYPGGPAIDRSSQEGDRTAVNFPRPVVPNTLDFSFSGLKTALLREVQSRYGNATKGGAQGIDAPTQEIADLAASFQEAVVDTLTRNLIEAAAQYGARQVMLAGGVAANSRLREKVGQWSQRHGVPACFPPLRLCTDNAAMVGAAGFFGAQRRGWDDLDLDVFSAMPITERTMA
- a CDS encoding heparinase II/III family protein codes for the protein MDVLRGRLDREPYRTWERRLLVEADAIDTGARVSEIEIAHRAKALAFAFSLSGDRRYAEKVERLFVRAKRPSCGGRWRELDEVVAGAADYALAYDLMAPHLRSNQPLDTKMRMFIDELAGTLYRERYVWPSPGGDTREVRQACALGMCALAIRGEAPLHSQPGPRAWYTRARRQLTAAFEHQICRDGGYAEGPGRHFEAAELYLPFFAASKQVMGEDLLTGDVLQACEWGARIRMPDSLRPALDSSVPTPSCSYLAAALAPKSKLLSWDAATSDLGGTVPAEQLPEALALYDDGTPAAKPGGHPSQVLSAAGDVVLRSDWGPTANYLLLLAEHGRARSAGGVYEQPDSSSLVLCRGPETLVMDTGWGGWAHRQDTSGGRAHNLVLMDNQGPPVKTALGAIVAVDVEAQVTDSILDREVDAVRVRRMHDQAIFDRTVIFASRKDYLLFDRQLAGQGPHDFTWQLHLNAGGTTGGRLVVEKNTARVTREQAALTISLYSSHDGGDELTTDEAIHYLHEGQPERHTVLRATARNRDQVSFLTVLSPTGPRSQAPSTSSHRDRGWMGLKLGETGHGAFRTEGSGIIGDDGVRTDGYALYWEADGSGHPSYVLIMGASRLWVEGKLVWKTRQRQTAVWRPHTAAQPS
- the carA gene encoding glutamine-hydrolyzing carbamoyl-phosphate synthase small subunit; amino-acid sequence: MRKPALLALEDGTVFEGTSFGAEGENSGEVVFNTGMTGYQEVLTDPSYRGQIVTMTYTQMGNYGVNLADVESWRPWVEGFVVREACEIPSNWRSTQSLGDYLRENNILGIEGIDTRMLTKHLRTHGAKIGVLSTVDLDPDSLTEKARQAPKIVNLDLAQDVTCERVREWGKEGYREFHPEAPRLALGMGADHEQRTWSHEDVRPRVVIIDLGVKQNILRQLYSHGFQVIVAPAKTSASEILDLDPDGVVVSNGPGDPDPITYAIEATRELVGKVPLFGICFGQQILALALGGRTYKLKFGHRGVNHPVMNLRTGSVEITTQNHGFCVDLDSLKDTGMEQTHTNLNDNTLEGMRHRELPIFSVQYHPEAGPGPHDSRYLFDEFRADINAFRGWG
- a CDS encoding dihydroorotase, with the protein product MGLCLHGATLVDPATGRTEAADCWLSDGRILGLGPQPEPGDWDTVDVTGLVVCPGLIDVHVHLREPGQEHKETIATGTAAAIAGGFTTLCCMPNTTPPVDRSKRVADLLGRISADARCRVLPIGCATLDGSADRLSDFAGLLSAGCVAISDDAVPIQSPEVATEAVKQASEASALFVAHCEDKQVSANGAISAGAVSRDLGVTGQDPRSEVLGLRLWAQAATDQGKPFRLHVAHASTEALVQEVRRLRDEAASLHLSVETAPHYFALTEEAVREQGANAKMNPPLRTERDRRAVRQAILDGTIQIIATDHAPHSSEEKGKGLQEAPWGIVGLETALGVTLTELVHTGDMTLPAALALMTCNPARLFGLRSAEGLPLGVLQVGAAADLTLLDPDKEWVVDPSSFRSKGRNTPFAGRRLRGRSWGVCVGGRLVTNDGDQTLAV